A single window of Apodemus sylvaticus chromosome 4, mApoSyl1.1, whole genome shotgun sequence DNA harbors:
- the Cdc42se1 gene encoding CDC42 small effector protein 1 — MSEFWHKLGCCVVEKPQPKKKRRRIDRTMIGEPMNFVHLTHIGSGEMGAGDGLAMTGAVQEQMRSKGNRDRPWSSSRAL, encoded by the exons ATGAGTGAGTTTTGGCACAAACTGGGCTGCTGCGTGGTGGAGAAACCCCAGCCG aagaaaaagagaagacgGATTGACCGCACCATGATTGGGGAGCCGATGAACTTTGTCCACCTGACTCACATCGGCTCTGGGGAGATGGGGGCCGGAGATGGACTTGCCATG ACAGGTGCAGTTCAGGAGCAGATGAGATCCAAGGGAAACCGTGACAGACCGTGGAGCAGTTCTAGGGCCTTGTAG